A genomic window from Streptococcus sanguinis includes:
- the pheA gene encoding prephenate dehydratase gives MKIAFLGPRGSFSHHVAQAAFPSQDLVPYQNITEVMKAYEAREVDYSVVPVENSIEGSVHETLDYLFHQADIQAVAEIVQPIKQQLLVTDLEKPIEKIFSHPQAIAQGKKYIRQHYPQAAIEVTASTAYAARFVAEHPEKNFAAIAPRTAAAEYGLKVAASDIQEMEENYTRFWILGHEVPELQLTKTGDKQTLALTLPDNLPGALYKALSTFAWRGIDLTKIESRPLKTALGEYFFIIDIDNEQKKLADFAYQELTSLGITYKIFGSYSVFLIEDK, from the coding sequence ATGAAAATAGCATTTTTAGGTCCCAGAGGCTCCTTTTCTCACCATGTAGCCCAAGCTGCCTTTCCAAGCCAGGACTTGGTGCCTTATCAGAATATCACCGAGGTCATGAAGGCTTATGAGGCTAGAGAAGTGGATTACTCGGTTGTTCCGGTGGAAAATTCCATTGAGGGCAGTGTCCATGAGACGCTGGACTATCTCTTTCATCAAGCAGATATTCAGGCGGTGGCAGAAATCGTCCAGCCCATCAAGCAGCAGCTTTTAGTGACCGATTTGGAAAAGCCAATTGAGAAAATATTTTCTCACCCGCAAGCTATTGCCCAAGGAAAGAAATACATCCGCCAGCATTATCCCCAGGCTGCCATTGAGGTGACGGCTAGTACAGCCTATGCAGCTCGTTTTGTGGCAGAGCATCCTGAAAAGAATTTTGCGGCTATTGCCCCGCGCACGGCTGCAGCAGAATACGGGCTCAAAGTAGCGGCCAGCGACATTCAGGAAATGGAAGAAAATTATACCCGCTTCTGGATTTTGGGTCATGAGGTTCCTGAACTTCAACTGACCAAGACAGGAGACAAGCAGACACTGGCTTTGACCTTGCCGGACAATCTGCCTGGCGCCCTCTATAAGGCCTTGTCGACCTTTGCTTGGCGTGGGATTGACCTGACCAAGATTGAGAGCCGGCCTCTAAAAACGGCTCTGGGAGAGTATTTCTTCATTATTGACATTGACAACGAACAGAAAAAATTGGCGGATTTTGCCTATCAAGAGTTGACAAGTCTTGGAATTACTTATAAAATTTTTGGTAGCTACAGTGTGTTTCTGATTGAGGACAAGTAG
- a CDS encoding ABC transporter ATP-binding protein has translation MNEIIVRNLKKNFHGKVVLDIPSFKSHSGEIVSIVGTNGAGKSTFIKIISGLMLQDAGDVFVFGSKNTSKDIHNNVKLVLESGRGYYEYLTANQNIDYFLHLNKSSRSQIKEELEDLFNKLAFHPYVDVLVSELSQGTRQKLSLIIALLCKPKVLCLDEPTNGLDVIAKKQFAKLLLTLSQEKGTIVLMTTHDIYFAKEISTRICIMSRGEIIQQGSFSEIFGKNTRWIKYRIGISDSEKDAFERLFSDLSYQVENERLIVEVKDSQVKNNIFNNFEIIFFEEVEESIEEILYEVINDD, from the coding sequence ATGAATGAAATTATTGTACGCAATCTAAAGAAAAATTTTCATGGTAAAGTTGTATTGGACATTCCTAGCTTTAAATCGCATTCAGGAGAGATTGTTTCTATAGTGGGCACCAATGGTGCAGGTAAATCAACTTTCATAAAAATTATCTCTGGCTTAATGTTACAAGATGCAGGTGATGTATTTGTTTTTGGCAGTAAGAATACTTCGAAAGATATTCATAACAATGTCAAGCTTGTACTAGAAAGCGGTAGAGGCTACTATGAATATCTGACGGCAAATCAAAATATTGATTACTTTTTACATTTGAATAAAAGTTCGCGTAGTCAGATTAAGGAAGAATTGGAGGATTTATTTAATAAACTAGCTTTCCATCCCTATGTTGATGTATTGGTGTCCGAATTGTCACAAGGAACAAGACAAAAATTGTCTTTGATTATTGCATTACTTTGTAAGCCAAAAGTATTGTGTTTAGATGAGCCAACCAATGGTCTGGATGTCATTGCCAAAAAGCAGTTTGCGAAATTATTACTAACTCTCAGTCAAGAAAAAGGAACTATTGTCCTCATGACGACTCATGATATCTATTTTGCAAAAGAAATATCAACAAGAATTTGTATCATGAGTAGAGGCGAAATAATACAGCAAGGTAGTTTCTCAGAAATCTTTGGGAAAAATACTAGGTGGATTAAATACAGAATTGGTATTTCAGATTCTGAGAAAGATGCTTTTGAGAGGCTGTTTTCTGATTTATCTTATCAAGTAGAAAACGAAAGATTGATTGTTGAAGTAAAAGATAGTCAGGTGAAAAATAATATCTTTAATAATTTTGAGATAATATTTTTTGAAGAAGTTGAGGAAAGCATCGAAGAAATATTGTATGAGGTTATCAATGATGATTAA
- a CDS encoding ABC transporter ATP-binding protein, giving the protein MLRAYVTKKYLFSYFVAIMITWLEAVITPALIQYIVSSFTNHQLHLLWQVLTWGIVGNLILLLGLAGKRYYYARVLTDFKSGIMQAIFQTFLYSRRIADEEVLSDLENDVKQLEDNYIEPTVIIISSLGFTTVSICYALWTNFYLGLLFIIFYSIPVLCSGIGSKRLDTITKQKSLANQGYVSQVTNMIAGARSIRYYWGQSLFYNLFSKDLHKALEQEVAYEKQRTINSLFINGIDAFCSVAPIVIGGFMTYYNYLSAASFVGIYLVSHNIGYQFQELSYFINTRKSAKSLCDKYQNMLGEELIIPSALESSIFPIQLEQVSVERDGREILAPCDLTIEEGEKIAIIGESGSGKTTLLNLIYGEIKPSQGRIRYHGQELSSDELYQAGAYILQSSHVFDGLTLEENIALGQELDSVRMEEILQQTGLKALKGKTPGNQTLSGGEKQRLEIARALYHNRQFILADEVKANLDLKNQEKISQLLFSLPQAVVEVIHHYSEEDLKRYDKVIKLER; this is encoded by the coding sequence ATGCTTAGAGCTTATGTAACTAAAAAGTATTTATTCTCCTATTTTGTGGCGATTATGATTACTTGGCTGGAGGCTGTGATTACACCAGCTTTGATTCAGTATATTGTCTCTAGTTTTACCAATCACCAGTTGCATTTGCTGTGGCAGGTCTTGACTTGGGGGATTGTGGGGAATTTGATTCTCTTGCTGGGTTTGGCGGGGAAACGCTATTACTATGCACGAGTGCTGACGGACTTCAAGTCGGGAATTATGCAGGCTATCTTTCAGACTTTCTTATATAGCCGTCGGATAGCGGATGAAGAGGTTTTATCCGACCTGGAAAATGATGTGAAACAGCTAGAAGATAACTATATTGAGCCTACTGTCATTATCATTTCTTCTTTGGGATTTACAACTGTCTCTATCTGTTATGCACTCTGGACAAATTTTTATCTTGGCTTGCTCTTTATCATTTTTTATTCGATACCTGTTCTTTGTAGTGGAATTGGATCTAAACGCCTGGATACGATTACTAAGCAGAAATCCCTAGCTAACCAAGGCTATGTCTCTCAGGTGACCAATATGATTGCGGGTGCTCGTTCCATACGGTATTATTGGGGACAAAGCTTGTTTTACAATCTTTTTTCCAAAGATTTGCACAAGGCTTTAGAGCAAGAAGTCGCCTATGAAAAGCAACGGACGATAAACAGTCTCTTTATCAATGGAATTGATGCCTTTTGCTCTGTTGCGCCTATTGTCATTGGTGGTTTCATGACCTATTATAATTACCTATCTGCAGCCAGCTTTGTTGGGATTTACCTAGTATCGCACAATATCGGCTACCAATTTCAGGAGTTATCTTACTTTATCAATACTAGAAAATCAGCTAAGTCTCTTTGTGATAAATATCAAAACATGCTGGGAGAGGAGTTGATAATACCTTCAGCTCTTGAAAGTTCCATCTTTCCTATCCAGCTAGAGCAAGTCAGTGTAGAGCGTGATGGTCGAGAAATCCTAGCCCCTTGTGACCTTACCATTGAGGAAGGGGAAAAGATTGCCATTATAGGAGAAAGCGGGTCTGGGAAAACAACCTTACTGAACCTCATATATGGAGAAATCAAGCCTAGTCAAGGTCGGATTCGCTACCATGGACAAGAGCTAAGCTCGGATGAACTTTATCAGGCAGGAGCCTACATTCTCCAGTCCAGTCATGTCTTTGATGGATTGACACTAGAGGAAAATATCGCTCTGGGGCAAGAACTTGATTCTGTACGGATGGAAGAAATCCTGCAGCAAACCGGTCTGAAAGCTCTTAAAGGCAAAACACCCGGCAATCAAACTCTGTCAGGCGGCGAGAAGCAGCGGCTAGAAATTGCCCGCGCTCTCTATCACAATCGCCAATTTATCCTGGCTGACGAGGTTAAGGCCAATCTGGATCTAAAAAACCAAGAGAAAATCAGCCAGCTTCTCTTCTCTCTCCCACAAGCAGTCGTAGAAGTGATTCATCACTATAGC
- a CDS encoding YlbF/YmcA family competence regulator produces MSNIYDLANELSRNLRDLPEYKAVAESKKAVDADSEAKVIFEDYLAFQQELQQLAQTGQVPTQEVQDKMTSFGEKIQGNAVLTEFFNKQQQLSIYLADIERIIFDPVQDLLK; encoded by the coding sequence ATGTCAAATATTTATGATTTAGCCAATGAACTGAGCAGAAATCTGCGTGATTTACCTGAGTACAAGGCCGTCGCAGAAAGCAAGAAAGCAGTGGATGCTGATAGCGAAGCGAAGGTCATTTTTGAGGATTATCTGGCTTTCCAGCAGGAGTTGCAACAGCTGGCTCAGACTGGTCAGGTACCGACTCAGGAGGTGCAGGACAAGATGACTTCCTTTGGTGAGAAGATTCAGGGAAATGCTGTTCTTACTGAATTCTTCAATAAGCAGCAGCAACTGTCCATCTATCTGGCGGATATCGAGCGTATCATCTTTGATCCGGTGCAGGATTTGCTTAAATAA
- a CDS encoding shikimate kinase, which yields MAKILLGFMGAGKSTVARGLAQDFVDMDELLCQRLGMSIKDYFDQHGEGAFRSAEAQLLAELIDTDLVVSTGGGVVVSPENRRMLAQNADNIYLKADFETLYQRIQQDAGQERPLFLNQSKSDLQQIFEQRQAWYEEVATQIVYTRLKSPQEIIEEIQ from the coding sequence ATGGCTAAGATATTGCTGGGCTTTATGGGAGCCGGAAAATCCACAGTGGCTAGAGGCTTAGCCCAAGACTTTGTCGATATGGATGAACTGCTCTGCCAGCGGCTAGGCATGTCAATCAAGGACTATTTTGACCAGCATGGTGAAGGGGCCTTTCGATCTGCTGAAGCCCAGCTCTTGGCTGAGTTGATCGATACGGACTTGGTCGTCTCAACTGGCGGCGGTGTCGTCGTCAGCCCAGAAAACCGCAGAATGCTAGCTCAGAATGCTGACAATATCTACCTGAAAGCAGATTTTGAAACGCTCTATCAGCGAATTCAGCAGGATGCTGGGCAGGAACGGCCTTTGTTCTTAAACCAGAGCAAGTCAGACTTGCAGCAGATTTTTGAGCAGCGTCAGGCCTGGTATGAGGAAGTGGCGACCCAGATTGTCTATACGAGGCTTAAAAGCCCGCAGGAAATTATCGAGGAAATTCAATGA
- the aroA gene encoding 3-phosphoshikimate 1-carboxyvinyltransferase yields MKLSTNVRGLKGRIRVPGDKSISHRSIIFGSLAKGVTTVRDILRGEDVLSTMQVFRDLGVQIEDDGNLVKIHGVGFEGLQAPKNKLDMGNSGTSIRLISGVLAGQDFEAEMFGDDSLSKRPMDRVTIPLRQMGVEIAGRTERDLPPLKMKGSRELQPINYQLPVASAQVKSALIFAALQAQGESVIIEKEITRNHTEDMIAQFGGQIEVKGKEIRIQGGQEFTAQEVTVPGDISSAAFWLVAGLIVPDSKIVLENVGINETRTGILEVIEAMGGRMTLSDVDPVAKSATITVETSDLKGTEIGGEIIPRLIDELPIIALLATQAQGRTVIRDAEELKVKETDRIQVVADALNSMGAAITPTEDGMIIEGKTPLHGAQVNTFGDHRIGMMTAIAALLAQSGQVELERSEAIKTSYPSFFSDLEGLMHG; encoded by the coding sequence ATGAAATTATCAACCAATGTAAGAGGCCTGAAGGGCCGTATCCGCGTACCTGGAGATAAATCCATCAGCCACCGTTCCATTATATTTGGCAGTTTGGCCAAGGGGGTCACTACTGTTCGAGACATTCTGCGAGGGGAAGATGTGCTCTCTACCATGCAGGTTTTTCGTGACTTAGGTGTGCAGATTGAGGACGATGGAAATCTAGTCAAGATTCATGGTGTAGGATTTGAAGGTCTGCAAGCACCGAAAAATAAGCTGGATATGGGTAATTCTGGAACGTCTATCCGTTTGATTTCTGGTGTTTTGGCCGGTCAGGATTTCGAAGCGGAGATGTTTGGTGACGACAGTCTATCCAAGCGGCCTATGGATCGGGTGACCATTCCTCTGCGACAGATGGGAGTAGAGATTGCTGGTCGGACTGAGCGTGATTTGCCACCGCTCAAGATGAAGGGCAGCAGGGAACTGCAGCCTATCAATTACCAGCTGCCGGTGGCTTCTGCTCAGGTTAAGTCGGCCTTGATTTTTGCAGCCTTGCAGGCTCAGGGAGAGTCAGTTATTATAGAAAAGGAAATCACCCGTAATCATACAGAAGATATGATTGCCCAGTTTGGTGGGCAAATTGAGGTCAAGGGCAAGGAAATTCGCATTCAGGGTGGTCAGGAATTTACTGCTCAGGAAGTGACGGTTCCGGGTGACATTTCCAGCGCGGCCTTCTGGCTGGTGGCTGGATTGATCGTGCCGGACTCTAAGATTGTTTTAGAAAATGTTGGCATCAATGAAACTCGTACAGGTATTCTAGAAGTGATAGAGGCTATGGGCGGACGGATGACGCTGTCAGATGTCGATCCAGTAGCCAAGTCTGCAACCATCACCGTTGAGACGTCTGATCTTAAGGGAACGGAGATTGGCGGCGAGATTATCCCACGCTTGATTGATGAGTTGCCGATTATTGCGCTTCTTGCGACTCAGGCTCAGGGACGAACTGTCATTCGTGATGCAGAGGAGCTCAAAGTCAAGGAAACCGACCGGATCCAGGTAGTAGCAGACGCTCTCAATAGCATGGGCGCAGCTATCACCCCGACAGAAGACGGCATGATTATCGAAGGGAAAACACCTCTTCATGGTGCCCAAGTCAATACCTTTGGTGACCATCGCATCGGAATGATGACGGCAATTGCTGCTTTGTTGGCTCAAAGCGGTCAGGTAGAACTTGAGCGGTCTGAAGCTATTAAGACCAGCTATCCAAGTTTCTTCAGCGATTTGGAGGGCTTGATGCATGGCTAA
- a CDS encoding LytR family transcriptional regulator, producing MKKPENLSHHEQLRLDYLYKNYYYLNDKEKKEFDYLRQKSKGIGSSASVPDHEEQPHTVSDAYEQEPVEMDSSGLLPKYPERSSRSRRQKKAPEALAEAGLGQDKPKKPRKKIRLKRILLWAGIFLLMVLGGMLFMFIKGLTTAHNGNSKPAETEFFDGQDTKDGVNILILGTDGRVGDDSTETRTDSIMVLNVGNKDHKVKLVSFMRDTLIHIDGVSNEYTDPSQADYYDQKLNSAYTIGEQNHNRGADYVRQMLKDNFDLDIKYYALVDFQTFATAIDTLFPNGVSMNAQFSTIDGEKVTEVEVPDDLNMKDGVVPNQTIKVGQQQMDGRTLLNYARFRKDDEGDFGRTRRQQEVLTAVFQQVKDPTKLFTGSEALGKVFALTSTNVPYSFLLTNGLSMAGDSRNGVERLTIPENGDWVDTYDMYGGQGLLIDFEAYKERLQQMGLR from the coding sequence ATGAAGAAACCAGAAAATCTTAGCCATCATGAACAGCTCCGCTTAGATTATCTCTATAAGAATTATTACTATCTAAACGATAAAGAAAAGAAAGAATTTGACTATTTGCGTCAGAAGTCCAAGGGGATTGGCAGTTCAGCCAGTGTGCCGGATCATGAAGAGCAGCCGCATACAGTTAGCGACGCCTATGAGCAAGAGCCAGTGGAAATGGATTCTTCTGGTCTCTTGCCCAAGTACCCTGAGCGTTCTTCTCGCAGCAGAAGGCAAAAGAAGGCACCGGAAGCTCTGGCAGAAGCTGGTCTGGGACAAGACAAGCCCAAGAAGCCTCGCAAAAAAATCCGCTTGAAACGAATTCTGCTTTGGGCAGGCATTTTCCTGCTGATGGTCTTGGGGGGCATGCTTTTCATGTTTATCAAAGGCTTGACGACAGCACACAATGGAAATTCTAAACCAGCCGAAACAGAATTCTTTGACGGACAGGACACTAAAGACGGAGTGAATATCCTCATTCTTGGGACGGACGGCCGAGTTGGCGATGACTCGACTGAGACACGGACCGACTCCATTATGGTCTTGAATGTTGGTAATAAGGACCATAAGGTGAAATTGGTCAGCTTTATGCGTGATACCCTTATTCACATTGATGGCGTCAGCAATGAGTACACTGATCCGTCGCAGGCAGATTACTATGACCAAAAGCTCAATTCTGCCTACACGATTGGGGAGCAAAACCACAACCGCGGTGCAGACTATGTCCGCCAGATGCTCAAGGACAATTTTGACTTGGACATCAAATATTATGCCCTGGTGGATTTCCAGACCTTTGCGACAGCTATTGACACCCTTTTCCCAAATGGCGTCAGCATGAATGCTCAGTTCTCAACCATTGATGGGGAAAAGGTGACAGAAGTTGAAGTGCCAGATGACTTAAATATGAAAGACGGTGTGGTGCCCAACCAAACAATCAAGGTTGGTCAGCAGCAGATGGACGGTCGGACCTTGCTCAACTACGCTCGTTTCCGTAAGGATGACGAGGGCGACTTTGGCCGGACCCGCCGCCAGCAGGAAGTATTGACAGCTGTTTTCCAGCAGGTCAAGGATCCGACCAAGCTCTTTACCGGATCAGAGGCTCTTGGTAAGGTCTTTGCCTTGACTTCGACCAATGTGCCTTACAGCTTCCTTTTGACCAATGGTCTCTCTATGGCAGGAGATTCCCGCAATGGGGTTGAGCGCCTGACGATTCCGGAAAATGGCGACTGGGTGGATACCTATGACATGTACGGTGGCCAAGGGCTCTTGATTGACTTCGAAGCCTATAAAGAAAGACTGCAGCAAATGGGTCTCAGATAA
- a CDS encoding ABC transporter yields MMIKEIRRELKRQLQEMMQFKFNLFFSNFGILIMVSAYLQYFKNTQSKFLLLCLLFTWYFTSHSITHPTFFIEDDLYDRTLISVIQSSKSVFHVLMFKIIVQILVDLVKAIPIFIILSTLNDIDFPDSILKLVASLAACMLTIISIYGLGFCLSSLCFIFNRTSSITSLISYFMLYFTGILTPLGGLFGFIGKLFPYYALRNFIISPSYQSVFLIIVYCAVYWSAGTFLFFTLLNIAKKRGSLFHV; encoded by the coding sequence ATGATGATTAAAGAAATAAGAAGGGAGTTAAAGAGACAGCTGCAAGAGATGATGCAGTTTAAATTTAATTTATTTTTTTCAAATTTTGGAATTTTGATAATGGTTTCAGCTTATCTTCAATACTTTAAAAATACACAAAGTAAATTTTTATTGTTATGTTTGTTATTTACTTGGTATTTTACGAGTCATAGTATTACGCATCCAACTTTTTTTATTGAGGATGACCTTTATGACAGAACTTTGATTAGTGTAATCCAGAGTAGTAAGAGTGTTTTTCATGTTTTAATGTTTAAAATTATTGTTCAGATATTGGTGGATCTAGTTAAAGCCATACCTATATTTATTATTTTATCCACGTTAAATGATATTGATTTTCCGGATAGTATCTTAAAGTTAGTTGCGAGTCTCGCTGCATGTATGCTAACTATTATTAGCATATATGGTTTAGGCTTTTGCCTATCAAGTCTCTGCTTCATTTTTAATCGTACTTCTAGCATTACATCGTTAATTTCTTATTTCATGCTGTATTTTACTGGCATACTAACACCGCTAGGTGGTTTATTTGGCTTTATAGGAAAGCTTTTCCCTTACTATGCCTTGAGAAATTTTATTATTTCTCCGTCCTACCAGAGTGTTTTTTTAATTATAGTTTATTGTGCAGTCTATTGGTCAGCTGGAACTTTCCTATTTTTCACTTTATTGAACATTGCTAAAAAAAGAGGGAGCCTTTTCCATGTTTAG
- a CDS encoding prephenate dehydrogenase, translating to MERKTVYIAGLGLIGASLALGIKRDHPEYEVLGYNRGEESRQIALERGMVDRVTDDFAVFAPLADVIILAVPIKQTIAFIKDLAEMVLKENVIISDAGSTKADIVAAAEKYLQNKPVRFVGAHPMAGSHKTGAKAAHVNLFENAYYIFTPSSLTKSGTLEEMKDLLSGLHARFIQVDAAEHDRVTSQISHFPHILASSLMEQAAAYSQEHELTQSFAAGGFRDMTRIAESEPGMWTSILLTNPQAILERLEDFKDQLDKVATAIKTKDETAIWEFFDRGRQSRKQMEIHKRAGVDSFYDLFIEVPDEEDAILGILELLRGISVVNIRINEENREDINGILQITFKNHQDLEKSAKIVRENTDYLVSVD from the coding sequence ATGGAGAGAAAAACAGTCTATATCGCTGGCTTGGGACTGATTGGAGCTTCCTTGGCTCTGGGCATCAAGCGTGACCACCCTGAGTATGAAGTTCTCGGCTACAACCGCGGTGAGGAATCGCGACAGATTGCCTTGGAGCGGGGAATGGTAGACCGGGTAACGGATGATTTTGCGGTCTTTGCTCCCTTGGCTGATGTGATTATTCTAGCTGTACCCATCAAGCAGACCATAGCATTTATCAAAGACTTGGCCGAGATGGTTCTGAAGGAAAATGTTATCATCTCAGATGCTGGATCAACCAAGGCTGATATTGTGGCAGCTGCAGAAAAGTATCTGCAGAATAAGCCCGTCCGTTTTGTCGGTGCTCACCCTATGGCCGGAAGTCACAAGACTGGAGCTAAGGCTGCCCATGTCAACCTCTTTGAAAACGCCTATTATATCTTCACCCCCTCTAGTTTGACCAAGTCAGGTACGCTTGAGGAAATGAAAGACTTGCTGAGTGGTCTTCATGCCCGCTTTATCCAGGTGGACGCAGCCGAGCACGACCGAGTGACCAGTCAAATCAGCCATTTTCCGCATATCTTAGCCTCCAGCCTTATGGAGCAAGCGGCAGCTTATAGCCAAGAGCATGAGCTGACCCAGTCTTTTGCAGCTGGTGGTTTTCGAGATATGACGCGGATTGCGGAGAGTGAGCCTGGTATGTGGACCTCTATTCTCTTGACCAATCCTCAAGCCATTTTGGAGCGGCTAGAAGATTTTAAAGACCAGTTAGACAAGGTGGCTACAGCTATTAAGACCAAGGACGAGACAGCTATCTGGGAATTTTTCGACCGTGGAAGGCAGAGCCGCAAGCAGATGGAAATTCATAAACGAGCTGGTGTGGATAGCTTTTATGACCTCTTTATTGAAGTGCCTGACGAAGAAGATGCGATTTTGGGTATTTTGGAACTCCTGCGCGGAATTTCTGTCGTCAACATTCGGATTAACGAGGAAAACCGAGAAGATATAAACGGTATTCTGCAAATCACCTTTAAAAATCACCAAGATTTGGAAAAATCTGCTAAAATAGTAAGAGAAAATACGGATTACCTAGTGTCCGTAGACTAA